The Calypte anna isolate BGI_N300 chromosome 2, bCalAnn1_v1.p, whole genome shotgun sequence genome includes a window with the following:
- the LOC103526141 gene encoding feather beta keratin, whose translation MACYDRCGSCGPTPLANSCNEPCVRQCEASRVVMQPPPVLVTLPGPILTSFPQSTAVGSSASAAVGNDLSALGVPINSGYGLGSGLGGLGGLGYGLGGRGGCGIC comes from the coding sequence ATGGCCTGCTACGACCGCTGCGGCTCTTGCGGACCCACCCCGCTGGCTAACAGCTGCAACgagccctgtgtcaggcagtgTGAGGCTTCCCGGGTCGTGATGCAGCCTCCTCCTGTCCTCGTCACCCTCCCAGGACCCAtcctcacctccttcccccagagCACCGCCGTTGGATCCTCCGCATCCGCTGCCGTGGGCAACGACCTCAGTGCCCTGGGAGTGCCCATCAACTCTGGATACGGCCTGGGCTCTGGCCTGGGAGGCCTGGGAGGCCTGGGCTACGGCCTGGGAGGTAGAGGAGGCTGTGGCATCTGCTAA
- the LOC115597840 gene encoding feather beta keratin-like — protein sequence MACYDRCGSCGPTPLANSCNEPCVRQCEASRVVMQPPPVVVTLPGPILTSFPQSTAVGSSASAAVGNDLSALGVPINSGYALGSGLGGLRGLGYGLGGRGGCGIC from the coding sequence ATGGCCTGCTACGACCGCTGCGGCTCTTGCGGACCCACCCCGCTGGCTAACAGCTGCAACgagccctgtgtcaggcagtgTGAGGCTTCCCGGGTCGTGATGCAGCCTCCTCCTGTCGTCGTCACCCTCCCAGGACCCAtcctcacctccttcccccagagCACCGCCGTCGGATCCTCCGCATCCGCTGCCGTGGGCAACGACCTCAGTGCCCTGGGAGTGCCCATCAACTCCGGATACGCCCTGGGCTCTGGCCTGGGAGGCCTGAGAGGCCTGGGATATGGTTTGGGAGGTAGAGGAGGCTGTGGCATCTGCTAA
- the LOC115597841 gene encoding feather beta keratin-like, with product MACYDRCGSCGPTPLANSCNEPCVRQCEASRVVMQPPPVLVTLPGPILTSFPQSTAVGSSASAAVGNDLSALGVPINSGYALGYGLGGLGGLGYGYGCGFGLGGRGIC from the coding sequence ATGGCCTGCTACGACCGCTGCGGCTCTTGCGGACCCACCCCGCTGGCTAACAGCTGCAACgagccctgtgtcaggcagtgTGAGGCTTCCCGGGTCGTGATGCAGCCTCCTCCTGTCCTCGTCACTCTCCCAGGACCCAtcctcacctccttcccccagagCACCGCCGTCGGATCCTCCGCATCTGCTGCCGTGGGCAACGACCTCAGTGCCCTGGGAGTGCCCATCAACTCCGGATACGCCCTGGGCTACGGCCTGGGAGGCCTGGGAGGCCTGGGCTATGGCTACGGATGCGGCTTCGGCCTGGGAGGTAGAGGCATCTGCTAA
- the LOC115597908 gene encoding feather beta keratin-like → MACYDRCGSCGPTPLANSCNEPCVRQCEASRVVIQPSTVQVTLPGPILTSFPQSTAVGSSASAAVGNDLSALGVPINSGYGLGYGLGGLGGLGYGYGCGYGLGGRGGFGIC, encoded by the coding sequence ATGGCCTGCTACGACCGCTGTGGCTCTTGCGGACCCACCCCGCTGGCTAACAGCTGCAACgagccctgtgtcaggcagtgTGAGGCTTCCCGCGTTGTCATCCAGCCTTCCACTGTCCAGGTCACCCTCCCAGGACCCAtcctcacctccttcccccagagCACCGCCGTCGGATCCTCCGCATCCGCTGCTGTGGGCAACGACCTCAGTGCCCTGGGAGTGCCCATCAACTCCGGATACGGCCTGGGCTATGGTCTGGGAGGCCTGGGAGGCCTGGGCTATGGCTACGGATGTGGCTACGGCCTGGGAGGTAGAGGAGGCTTTGGCATCTGCTAA
- the LOC115597842 gene encoding feather beta keratin-like has protein sequence MACYDRCGSCGPTPLANSCNEPCVRQCEASRVVMQPPPVLVTLPGPILTSFPQSTAVGSSASAAVGNDLSALGVPINSGYALGYGLGGLGGLGYGLGGRGGCGIF, from the coding sequence ATGGCCTGCTACGACCGCTGTGGCTCTTGCGGACCCACCCCGCTGGCTAACAGCTGCAACgagccctgtgtcaggcagtgcGAGGCTTCCCGGGTCGTGATGCAGCCTCCTCCTGTCCTCGTCACCCTCCCAGGACCCAtcctcacctccttcccccagagCACCGCCGTCGGATCCTCCGCATCTGCTGCCGTGGGCAACGACCTCAGTGCCCTGGGAGTGCCCATCAACTCCGGATACGCCCTGGGCTACGGACTGGGAGGCCTGGGAGGCCTGGGCTATGGCTTGGGAGGTAGAGGAGGCTGTGGCATCTTCTAA
- the LOC115597916 gene encoding feather beta keratin-like: protein MACYDRCGSCGPTPLANSCNEPCVRQCEASRVVMQPPPVLVTLPGPILTSFPQSTAVGSSASAAVGNDLSALGVPINSGYALGYGLGGLGYGYGCGYGLGGRGGCGIC from the coding sequence ATGGCCTGCTACGACCGCTGCGGCTCTTGCGGACCCACCCCGCTGGCTAACAGCTGCAACgagccctgtgtcaggcagtgTGAGGCTTCCCGGGTCGTGATGCAGCCTCCTCCTGTCCTCGTCACCCTCCCAGGACCCAtcctcacctccttcccccagagCACCGCCGTCGGATCCTCCGCATCCGCTGCCGTGGGCAACGACCTCAGTGCCCTGGGAGTGCCCATCAACTCCGGATACGCCCTGGGCTATGGCCTGGGAGGCCTGGGCTATGGCTACGGATGTGGCTACGGCCTGGGAGGTAGAGGAGGCTGTGGCATCTGCTAA
- the LOC115597843 gene encoding feather beta keratin-like: MACYDRCGSCGPTPLANSCNEPCVRQCEASRVVIQPSTVQVTLPGPILTSFPQSTAVGSSASAAVGNDLSALGVPINSGYALGYGLGSGLGGLRGLGYGLGGRGGCVIC, encoded by the coding sequence ATGGCCTGCTACGACCGCTGCGGCTCTTGCGGACCCACCCCGCTGGCTAACAGCTGCAACgagccctgtgtcaggcagtgTGAGGCTTCCCGCGTTGTCATCCAGCCTTCCACTGTCCAGGTAACCCTCCCAGGACCCAtcctcacctccttcccccagagCACCGCCGTCGGATCCTCCGCATCCGCTGCCGTGGGCAACGACCTCAGTGCCCTGGGAGTGCCCATCAACTCCGGATACGCCCTGGGCTACGGCTTGGGCTCTGGCCTGGGAGGCCTGAGAGGCTTGGGCTATGGCTTGGGAGGTAGAGGAGGCTGTGTCATCTGCTAA